One Equus caballus isolate H_3958 breed thoroughbred chromosome 14, TB-T2T, whole genome shotgun sequence DNA segment encodes these proteins:
- the THOC3 gene encoding THO complex subunit 3: MAVPAAAMGPSTLGQSGPGSMASWCSVTSGPTRYVLGMQELFRGHSKTREFPAHSAKVHSVAWSCDGRRLASGSFDKTASVFLLEKDRLVKENNYRGHGDSVDQLCWHPSNPDLFVTASGDKTIRIWDVRTTKCIATVNTKGENINICWSPDGQTIAVGNKDDVVTFIDAKTHRSKAEEQFKFEVNEISWNNDNNMFFLTNGNGCINILSYPELKPVQSINAHPSNCICIKFDPMGKYFATGSADALVSLWDVDELVCVRCFSRLDWPVRTLSFSHDGKMLASASEDHFIDIAEVETGDKLWEVQCESPTFTVAWHPKRPLLAFACDDKDGKYDSSREAGTVKLFGLPNDS, from the exons ATGGCGGTCCCCGCGGCGGCAATGGGGCCCTCGACCCTGGGCCAGAGCGGTCCCGGCTCCATGGCCTCCTGGTGCTCAGTGACCAGCGGCCCGACGCGCTACGTGCTTGGGATGCAGGAGCTGTTCCGGGGCCACAGCAAGACACGCGAGTTCCCGGCGCACAGCGCCAAGGTGCACTCGGTGGCCTGGAGCTGCGACGGACGTCGCCTGGCCTCGGGGTCCTTCGACAAGACGGCTAGCGTCTTCTTGCTGGAGAAGGACCGGTTG GTCAAAGAAAACAATTATCGGGGACATGGGGATAGTGTGGACCAGCTTTGTTGGCATCCAAGCAATCCCGACCTCTTTGTTACTGCATCTGGAGACAAAACCATTCGCATCTGGGATGTGAGGACGACCAAATGCATTGCCACTGTGAACACTAAAG GGGAGAACATTAATATCTGCTGGAGTCCCGACGGGCAGACCATTGCTGTAGGCAACAAGGATGATGTGGTGACCTTTATTGATGCCAAAACACACCGTTCCAAAGCAGAGGAGCAGTTCAAGTTTGAGGTCAATGAAATCTCCTGGAACAATGACAATAACATGTTCTTCCTGACAAATGGCAACGGTTGTATCAACATCCTCAG ctacccagaGCTGAAGCCTGTGCAGTCCATCAACGCCCATCCTTCCAACTGCATCTGTATCAAGTTTGACCCCATGGGGAAGTACTTTGCCACAGGAAGTGCGGACGCTTTGGTCAGCCTCTGGGATGTGGATGAGTTAGTGTGTGTTCGGTGCTTTTCCAG GCTGGATTGGCCTGTGAGGACCCTCAGTTTTAGCCATGATGGGAAAATGCTGGCATCGGCATCAGAAGATCATTTTATTGACATTGCTGAAGTAGAGACAG GTGACAAGCTATGGGAGGTGCAGTGTGAGTCCCCAACCTTCACCGTGGCTTGGCACCCCAAAAGACCTCTGCTGGCATTTGCTTGTGATGACAAAGATGGCAAATATGACAGCAGTCGGGAAGCAGGAACTGTGAAGCTGTTTGGGCTTCCTAACGATTCCTGA